In one window of Lacticaseibacillus casei DSM 20011 = JCM 1134 = ATCC 393 DNA:
- the recA gene encoding recombinase RecA: protein MAKKTTTKNANTKSDTTDRETELEKALQKIKKAFGEGAVMKMGDRPELKVDVVSTGILSLDLALGVGGLPRGRIVEIYGPESTGKTTIALQTIAELQKSGGKAAYIDAENAMDPKYAAELGVNIDDLLLSQPNSGEQGLEIAEMLIESAAVEIVVIDSVAALVPKAEIEGAIGDSHVGLQARLMSQALRKMAGSINNTNTLVIFINQLREKVGVMFGNPEVTPGGRALKFYASVRIEVKKGQQVKDGKDVIGFASKLKVTKNKVAPPFKTVETTMSFGHGIEHNTDMINLVTEKDSKFDVITKSGSWYNYGKERLGQGLVNASHYLDEHPEISKEIEAKIREQAAPKKPEETDDDKKDAKKDVKSTDEAKTEKPAEADEKQDDKKDDPSSFGVDRLV, encoded by the coding sequence ATGGCGAAGAAAACGACCACAAAGAATGCAAATACAAAATCTGATACCACAGATCGCGAAACCGAATTAGAAAAGGCGCTGCAGAAAATCAAGAAGGCGTTTGGTGAAGGCGCCGTGATGAAAATGGGTGATCGGCCGGAACTGAAGGTTGATGTTGTTTCGACCGGCATTCTTTCACTGGACCTGGCGCTTGGTGTCGGCGGGTTGCCACGCGGCCGGATTGTGGAAATCTATGGTCCTGAAAGTACCGGGAAAACCACGATTGCACTGCAGACGATCGCAGAGTTGCAAAAGTCCGGCGGCAAGGCAGCTTATATTGATGCCGAAAACGCGATGGATCCAAAGTATGCGGCTGAATTGGGGGTTAACATTGACGACCTTCTGTTATCCCAGCCAAACTCGGGCGAACAGGGATTGGAAATTGCCGAAATGCTGATCGAATCTGCCGCCGTGGAAATTGTCGTGATTGATTCAGTTGCCGCTTTGGTTCCCAAGGCTGAAATCGAAGGCGCCATTGGTGACAGTCATGTCGGCTTACAAGCGCGGTTAATGTCGCAAGCACTGCGTAAAATGGCCGGGTCGATTAACAATACCAATACATTGGTCATCTTTATCAATCAGTTGCGGGAAAAAGTCGGCGTGATGTTTGGCAATCCGGAAGTCACACCGGGTGGACGCGCTTTGAAGTTCTATGCCTCGGTTCGTATTGAGGTTAAAAAAGGCCAGCAAGTCAAAGATGGCAAAGATGTGATCGGTTTTGCCAGCAAGCTGAAGGTTACCAAAAACAAGGTGGCACCACCATTTAAGACGGTTGAAACCACGATGTCATTTGGCCATGGGATTGAGCACAACACCGACATGATCAACTTAGTGACGGAAAAAGACAGTAAGTTTGATGTCATCACCAAGTCAGGATCCTGGTATAACTACGGCAAAGAGCGTTTAGGCCAAGGACTTGTGAACGCCTCCCATTATCTGGATGAACATCCGGAAATTTCTAAGGAAATCGAAGCCAAAATCCGTGAACAGGCCGCACCTAAGAAGCCTGAAGAAACGGACGACGACAAGAAGGATGCTAAAAAAGACGTCAAGTCAACTGACGAAGCCAAGACTGAAAAGCCAGCTGAGGCCGATGAAAAGCAGGATGACAAGAAAGATGATCCATCAAGCTTTGGCGTTGATCGGTTAGTTTAA
- a CDS encoding DUF554 domain-containing protein translates to MMFMGSFVNGLTIIGGGLLGLVLHNISDNAKDTITKSLGLGTFALGIQMALQTKSFIVIIISLFLGGLLGEWLHIEDGMNHLGLKLQERFAKGNSHFAEGFVTATLIAVIGAMSILGAIQAGVSGDNATLYTKAVMDGFMAIMMTASLGIGVMFSAIPVVLYQGTITLLASFLVQFIPKTLLATSLREIGAIGGLMILGIGLNLMDITKIRISNLLPGLLVLLAILTGQYFL, encoded by the coding sequence ATGATGTTCATGGGTTCCTTTGTCAACGGCTTAACCATTATCGGCGGCGGTCTGCTTGGGCTGGTTTTGCACAATATTAGCGACAACGCCAAGGACACGATTACCAAAAGTCTGGGACTTGGCACGTTTGCGCTAGGCATTCAGATGGCGTTGCAGACCAAGAGCTTCATTGTCATCATCATTAGCCTGTTTCTTGGTGGCCTGCTGGGTGAGTGGCTGCATATTGAAGACGGCATGAATCATCTTGGTCTCAAGTTGCAGGAGCGCTTTGCAAAAGGCAACAGTCACTTTGCAGAAGGTTTCGTCACTGCTACTTTAATCGCCGTCATCGGTGCCATGAGTATTCTCGGTGCGATTCAGGCCGGCGTGTCCGGTGATAACGCAACACTTTACACAAAAGCGGTCATGGACGGTTTCATGGCCATCATGATGACCGCTTCACTTGGCATCGGCGTTATGTTTTCCGCTATCCCCGTGGTCTTGTATCAAGGTACGATCACGCTGTTAGCCAGTTTCTTAGTCCAGTTCATCCCCAAAACCTTGTTGGCGACGTCCTTGCGCGAAATCGGCGCAATTGGCGGTTTGATGATTCTAGGAATTGGTTTGAACCTCATGGACATCACCAAGATTCGAATCTCCAATCTTTTACCGGGATTACTCGTTCTCCTGGCGATTCTAACAGGTCAGTATTTTTTATAA
- a CDS encoding DUF7679 family protein yields the protein MKKQHIVVRVRRPDGLVLDFRLPKDVTHAIKVSPQTDWFERLRGGLIVAPMAPYVGKGHTAFFIGRIERVYYSGRQLKRFTRSQFLLPDVWREQDLLESFTFLRHDHAWLNRLYIKDDLRYWYHDANSRILTKIRDWHCKVVYRRFQSGRQGLIPNF from the coding sequence ATGAAGAAGCAACATATCGTTGTACGGGTTCGCCGTCCGGATGGGTTGGTTTTGGACTTCCGGTTACCCAAAGATGTTACGCATGCAATTAAGGTAAGTCCGCAAACTGACTGGTTTGAGCGGCTGCGCGGTGGACTGATTGTCGCACCAATGGCGCCATACGTCGGTAAAGGGCATACCGCATTTTTCATCGGCCGGATTGAACGGGTTTATTATTCGGGAAGGCAGTTAAAACGCTTTACGCGAAGCCAGTTTCTGTTGCCAGATGTCTGGCGCGAGCAGGATTTACTTGAGAGCTTCACATTCTTGCGGCATGATCATGCATGGTTGAATCGTTTGTACATTAAAGACGATCTGCGCTATTGGTATCACGATGCGAATTCGCGCATTTTGACCAAAATCCGTGATTGGCATTGTAAAGTGGTTTATCGGCGTTTTCAAAGCGGCCGGCAAGGATTGATTCCTAATTTCTGA
- a CDS encoding fructose-specific PTS transporter subunit EIIC, whose protein sequence is MAKYDLIAATGCATGIAHTYMAQEALEQAAKKMGLTIKVETHGQTGVDDPLTQAEISGAKGVVIASDIDVDADRFAGKPLVNVPVAAGIREPDKLIKEALSDSTPVYMPKGGTAKASADENVETSTAGIGNKIYTSLMNGVSHMLPLVVAGGVLIAVSFFWGIYSADPKNAEYNQFAAMLNAVGSAAMGLMVPVLAAYIGEAVAKRSGLIVGMAVGMIAYNGGNGSGFLGAIVGGYMAGLVILMLQKAFAFMPDKEFRGLKAIFLYPVLGVFIAGSIMYLINTPMKAMNLGLMAWLKGLERSSPIILGVVVGVMCAADFGGPINKAAYLTGTALLAQGNYFFMAGVSAACIAPPLATTISVLLNPKAYNRDERSAGYVNALLGSTHITEGAIPFAAKNPLMNIPAFMVGSAIAAVLTYMSRIQVPAPHGGFIVLPLVNKPFLWVAWILVGAAASGVLLAMIAGRSARKRGVKTGVVEAAVAAEGAADDATAAPVKVDPVRNQPAPVDDQANETFDPSDILSKENIEVDVPAKTRDDVLHYLADMAVKNGLATDADAIFKKYVAREEEGSTGMEKGIAIPHAQDATIKQSAMLVLHLAQPVDWKTFDGKPVTAVISFLIPEHDSGGHLKYLSNTAKLLTHEDFVKAFQAARTPDALYALFKR, encoded by the coding sequence ATGGCAAAATATGATTTGATTGCGGCAACCGGCTGTGCGACCGGCATCGCGCATACTTATATGGCGCAAGAAGCGTTGGAACAGGCCGCCAAAAAGATGGGCCTAACGATCAAAGTGGAAACGCACGGCCAGACCGGTGTGGATGACCCATTGACGCAGGCTGAGATCTCAGGGGCCAAAGGGGTTGTCATCGCTTCGGACATTGATGTGGACGCCGATCGGTTTGCCGGTAAGCCGCTGGTCAATGTTCCGGTGGCAGCGGGTATCCGCGAGCCGGACAAACTCATCAAGGAAGCTTTAAGTGACAGTACGCCGGTTTATATGCCAAAAGGCGGGACAGCCAAGGCTAGTGCCGATGAAAACGTTGAAACCAGCACTGCCGGCATTGGCAACAAGATTTATACCAGTTTAATGAACGGGGTTTCGCACATGCTGCCGCTAGTGGTTGCCGGCGGGGTGTTGATCGCTGTTTCATTTTTCTGGGGGATTTACTCGGCTGACCCGAAGAATGCCGAATACAACCAATTCGCGGCCATGCTCAATGCGGTCGGCAGTGCAGCGATGGGCTTGATGGTGCCGGTCTTAGCAGCATACATCGGTGAAGCCGTGGCGAAGCGATCCGGCTTAATTGTGGGCATGGCAGTCGGGATGATCGCTTACAACGGCGGCAACGGGTCCGGATTCCTAGGCGCAATTGTCGGTGGCTACATGGCCGGACTGGTTATTCTAATGTTACAAAAAGCGTTTGCCTTTATGCCTGACAAGGAATTTCGTGGCTTAAAAGCGATTTTCCTTTATCCGGTATTAGGGGTTTTCATTGCCGGTTCGATTATGTATCTGATCAACACGCCCATGAAGGCGATGAATCTCGGCTTGATGGCGTGGTTAAAAGGACTTGAAAGGTCCAGCCCGATTATTTTAGGCGTTGTGGTTGGCGTCATGTGTGCTGCCGACTTTGGTGGTCCGATTAACAAAGCTGCGTATCTGACAGGTACCGCATTACTCGCACAAGGTAATTACTTTTTCATGGCCGGTGTGTCAGCCGCCTGCATTGCGCCGCCACTGGCGACCACGATTTCGGTTTTGCTGAATCCTAAAGCTTACAATCGTGACGAGCGCAGTGCCGGTTACGTCAATGCTTTGCTAGGGTCGACACATATTACCGAAGGCGCGATCCCGTTCGCAGCCAAAAATCCACTGATGAACATTCCTGCCTTTATGGTTGGCTCAGCGATTGCGGCAGTGCTGACATACATGTCGCGCATTCAAGTGCCGGCACCCCATGGTGGGTTCATCGTTTTGCCACTGGTGAACAAACCGTTTCTCTGGGTCGCATGGATTTTGGTTGGTGCGGCTGCATCAGGCGTTCTTTTAGCCATGATTGCCGGGCGCTCTGCTAGAAAACGCGGCGTGAAAACCGGCGTGGTTGAAGCGGCTGTGGCAGCGGAAGGAGCTGCAGACGATGCGACCGCGGCACCAGTGAAGGTTGACCCGGTGCGCAACCAGCCGGCACCGGTCGATGATCAGGCCAACGAAACCTTTGACCCGAGTGACATTTTGAGTAAGGAAAACATCGAAGTTGATGTGCCTGCTAAAACGCGTGACGATGTCTTACACTACTTGGCGGACATGGCGGTTAAAAATGGCCTTGCCACGGATGCCGATGCGATTTTTAAAAAGTATGTTGCCCGCGAAGAAGAAGGTTCGACAGGCATGGAAAAAGGTATCGCCATTCCGCATGCACAGGATGCCACGATTAAGCAATCAGCAATGCTGGTGTTGCATTTGGCACAGCCGGTTGATTGGAAGACGTTTGATGGTAAACCGGTGACAGCTGTGATTTCGTTTTTGATTCCGGAACATGACAGCGGTGGTCATTTGAAGTATTTGTCGAATACGGCAAAGTTGCTGACGCATGAGGATTTTGTCAAGGCGTTTCAGGCGGCACGGACGCCGGATGCTTTGTATGCGTTGTTTAAACGCTAG
- the pfkB gene encoding 1-phosphofructokinase gives MIYTLTLNPAIDLFIKTQTMAPNTVNRTDSYDIQANGKGVNVSCILKRRGVDNVALGVGGGFTLDYIADFLTQQGIRNHFYKDAGFTRINVFTRVVSDNTEYKLVNPGPEISPATLKQLYQQLTTLGAEDWLCVSGSFAQGIEPSFLLKLGALSQERGFQLIIDSAYPEAVEALAYRPLLVKPNDAELMSWFDQSGAADLATMVALGHRALDAGAQNVLVSLGAEGALFMNHEVTLVGNAPKIDVLNTAGAGDTMLGTFLAGLYQKQDLAATLKLAIAAGSDTARRAWITDFTRTDELLTQIEIKQLEG, from the coding sequence TTGATTTATACGCTGACGTTAAATCCGGCAATTGATCTTTTTATTAAAACTCAGACAATGGCCCCCAATACGGTGAATCGGACAGATAGCTATGATATTCAGGCGAATGGGAAAGGCGTCAATGTCAGCTGTATCTTGAAGCGGCGCGGAGTAGATAATGTCGCGCTTGGCGTGGGCGGTGGCTTTACACTGGATTATATTGCCGACTTTTTGACGCAGCAGGGCATTCGCAATCATTTTTATAAAGATGCCGGGTTTACCCGGATTAATGTGTTTACGCGGGTCGTGAGTGACAACACGGAATACAAACTGGTCAATCCCGGCCCCGAAATTAGCCCAGCAACATTAAAACAATTATATCAACAACTGACCACGCTGGGTGCTGAAGATTGGCTCTGCGTCTCGGGTAGTTTTGCGCAGGGCATTGAGCCGAGTTTTTTGTTGAAGCTGGGCGCCTTGAGTCAGGAGCGAGGTTTTCAGTTGATCATCGATAGTGCTTATCCTGAAGCCGTCGAAGCCTTGGCGTATCGGCCACTGTTAGTGAAGCCAAATGATGCGGAGTTGATGAGCTGGTTTGATCAATCCGGCGCGGCTGATCTGGCGACCATGGTGGCTTTAGGGCATCGGGCACTGGACGCCGGGGCGCAGAATGTTCTGGTTTCACTGGGCGCTGAGGGAGCGTTGTTCATGAATCATGAAGTTACGCTGGTTGGCAACGCCCCTAAAATTGACGTGCTCAACACGGCAGGCGCAGGTGACACCATGCTCGGCACCTTTTTAGCCGGGTTGTATCAAAAGCAAGATTTGGCCGCCACATTGAAATTAGCGATTGCGGCCGGCAGTGACACGGCCCGGCGCGCATGGATCACGGATTTTACCCGGACAGATGAATTACTGACGCAAATTGAGATCAAGCAATTGGAGGGTTAG
- a CDS encoding MurR/RpiR family transcriptional regulator, translating to MATLSPTEAYLWDYIENHQQTVVNASITQLSAAANVSPATIVRTMKKKGFNGYTEFRHNLLKRIGDAEPFGILDQVDDQIKKVIMQNQIEVHNTLDNLKVSVIEDSVQLLAKAEIVLVLARGLSESIASEITLKLQLLGKYAEFFSDPNIIQTIAGQISPKAVALTITLNGETPELVAAAKTLAARDIPQIILTTNAEAPIVQYADELFVGYKSKAAYFDKYEVASRLPLQVMSRILLDSYVVRKRKQAR from the coding sequence ATGGCCACACTTAGTCCAACAGAAGCATATCTTTGGGATTACATCGAAAACCACCAGCAGACAGTCGTCAACGCCTCGATCACACAGTTAAGCGCCGCTGCCAACGTGTCGCCTGCCACCATTGTCCGAACCATGAAGAAAAAAGGCTTCAACGGCTACACCGAATTTCGGCATAACTTGTTGAAACGCATTGGGGATGCTGAACCTTTTGGGATTCTTGATCAGGTCGATGATCAGATTAAAAAAGTGATCATGCAAAATCAAATTGAGGTTCATAACACCCTCGACAACTTAAAAGTTTCCGTCATTGAAGATTCGGTGCAATTGCTCGCCAAAGCCGAGATCGTCCTGGTACTCGCCCGCGGCTTGTCAGAATCGATCGCTTCTGAGATCACGCTAAAACTTCAGCTGCTTGGCAAGTATGCCGAATTTTTCAGTGATCCCAACATTATTCAAACCATTGCCGGACAGATCAGTCCAAAAGCAGTCGCCCTCACGATTACTTTGAACGGTGAAACGCCTGAACTCGTCGCCGCCGCCAAAACGCTGGCAGCACGCGACATCCCGCAAATCATTTTGACGACCAACGCCGAAGCGCCCATTGTCCAATATGCTGATGAATTATTTGTGGGCTATAAATCAAAGGCCGCCTATTTCGACAAATATGAAGTGGCTTCGCGTTTGCCATTGCAAGTGATGAGTCGGATTTTACTAGATAGTTATGTGGTGCGGAAGCGGAAGCAGGCGCGTTGA
- a CDS encoding lectin-like domain-containing protein: MDSKVHYKRYKSGKFWITALISVSFGIIGSLAVPQLCEAVPVYATSITDVSIKVGPNEFSQYFKLSGSASFYPKDSKTQVQLTPNLPDRTGSVALNTKIDMSQSFTLKGRLYLGDDPDGADGVAFRFADTKPGVLGDAGNAFGLGGLKNAFGVKFDVYYNGVRTEGALPDVYRANQMNVIYTDDAKGNQVAGVDGGEGVSHAKIQGANGQYSELIVNYDGDNRIMTVTGSGATIKFNAAPYIKNDQLSMFISGSTGGKMNQHAFDFESFSFTPGLDTVKENLKNNLTPTITAPKNAINQDPTLTNAQRKQLCDAIDQALQNGKSAIDQATKTGDAIAAFDTAKAKIDDIHKSGPPLADQKATQKQALKAKRDQIADVSYKDYALTMAETKQQTLAADQALADATAAVDAASDANGISQAAENGLKKIAAAYQPGVPLADQKAAQKNALANAATSAKQTIQKDPTLTTAQRKKQFGLVDNAVTDGETAIDAANTADKINKVLAAGKISVNQVHQPGVPLADQKAAKKQALKTKRDEIADTSTKDLTLTMQETNDQIAQADKALSGANAAIDAAAEADIVNQAAADGLQKITDAYQPGASLADQKAAQKKALKAERDRIADVSYRDYALTLAETKQQTSIADQALANASAAVDAAASADAINKAAASGLKQIAAAYQPGVPLADQKVAKKQALANTADKAKQFIQSDRTLTTAEKKIQLASVDTVLKDGEAAIDTAITADKINKAEATSASAILNVHQRGTDLADQKAAQKQALKTERDKIADISFKDLTLTMAETTHQTDTADQALAAAETAIDAATDADGIVQAADDGLQKITAAYQPGIPLADQRAAQKKMLATEAANAKQTIQADPTLTTAEKQTQLASVDTALTDGEASIDAVGNADKINKAAAAAKDKINKIPQSGVAVADQKAAQKKALQAKHDKITDVINQDLTLTSEAQKHQISQADQAFSDATAAIDTAADADTINQATEDGLKAIAATYHPGTPLADQKVAQKQALKAERDRIAEVSNKDLSLTMTETNHQIGIADQALTDASTIVDAAASADAINQATADGLKKIAAAYQPGVPLTDQKAAQKKALANDAANIKQAIQDDPTLTTTQKAQQVANVDTALADSETAVDTAKTADAINKAVAAGKTSISNAHQLGIAIADQKAAQKQALTSKHAEITDVINKDLTLTNKEMKRQISQADQMLTDAKAAIDAAADADAINQAADNGLKKITSTHQSGTPLADQKVAQKKV, from the coding sequence TTGGACTCGAAAGTACATTACAAACGCTACAAAAGCGGTAAGTTCTGGATAACCGCACTGATCTCAGTCTCGTTTGGCATCATCGGCAGCTTAGCCGTTCCACAGCTTTGCGAAGCCGTTCCCGTTTACGCAACTTCAATAACAGATGTTTCAATTAAGGTTGGACCTAATGAGTTTTCCCAGTATTTTAAACTCAGCGGTTCAGCCTCTTTTTATCCCAAAGATTCAAAGACGCAAGTGCAACTCACGCCTAACTTACCCGATCGAACAGGGAGTGTTGCCTTAAACACCAAGATCGATATGAGCCAGAGTTTCACACTCAAGGGCCGGTTGTATCTGGGCGATGACCCAGACGGTGCTGATGGGGTGGCTTTTCGATTCGCCGATACGAAACCCGGTGTGCTTGGTGATGCCGGAAATGCTTTTGGCTTAGGCGGGCTAAAAAACGCTTTTGGGGTTAAATTCGATGTGTATTATAACGGCGTTCGGACAGAGGGAGCTTTGCCAGATGTTTATCGCGCCAACCAAATGAACGTTATCTACACTGACGACGCAAAAGGTAACCAAGTAGCTGGCGTTGACGGTGGCGAAGGCGTGAGTCACGCTAAAATTCAGGGCGCAAACGGCCAGTACTCCGAGTTGATCGTCAATTACGATGGTGACAACCGGATCATGACCGTCACCGGAAGCGGTGCAACGATCAAATTCAATGCGGCACCCTATATCAAAAACGATCAACTGTCAATGTTCATCTCCGGGTCAACCGGCGGCAAAATGAATCAACATGCGTTCGACTTTGAATCGTTTAGCTTTACCCCGGGATTAGACACGGTGAAAGAAAACTTGAAAAACAATCTGACCCCCACGATCACCGCACCTAAAAACGCTATTAATCAAGATCCCACATTGACGAATGCGCAACGCAAGCAATTGTGCGATGCGATTGATCAGGCGCTTCAGAACGGAAAATCCGCGATTGACCAAGCAACTAAAACCGGTGATGCCATTGCGGCTTTCGATACAGCAAAAGCCAAAATTGACGACATTCACAAATCCGGTCCGCCACTGGCCGATCAAAAGGCGACACAAAAGCAGGCGTTAAAAGCAAAACGCGATCAGATTGCCGATGTGAGTTATAAAGATTATGCCTTAACGATGGCTGAAACGAAGCAACAAACGCTCGCTGCTGATCAGGCCTTGGCAGATGCAACGGCGGCGGTTGATGCGGCCAGTGATGCAAACGGCATTAGTCAGGCTGCCGAAAACGGCTTGAAAAAGATTGCTGCGGCCTACCAACCAGGCGTGCCTTTAGCTGACCAAAAAGCCGCCCAAAAGAACGCACTCGCCAATGCAGCAACCAGTGCTAAGCAAACCATTCAAAAAGACCCGACTTTGACAACTGCACAGAGGAAAAAGCAATTCGGCCTCGTTGACAATGCCGTGACAGATGGGGAAACCGCCATTGATGCAGCCAATACTGCTGATAAAATCAACAAGGTTCTTGCAGCTGGTAAAATCAGCGTCAATCAAGTGCATCAACCCGGAGTTCCCTTAGCTGACCAAAAAGCCGCAAAGAAGCAAGCATTGAAAACCAAGCGTGATGAAATTGCCGACACTAGCACCAAAGATCTGACACTAACAATGCAAGAAACGAACGATCAAATTGCCCAAGCCGACAAGGCACTATCAGGGGCTAATGCAGCCATTGATGCAGCAGCCGAGGCAGATATCGTCAATCAAGCGGCAGCAGACGGGCTACAAAAGATTACCGACGCTTATCAACCGGGAGCTTCTTTAGCTGACCAAAAAGCGGCACAGAAAAAGGCATTGAAAGCCGAACGCGACCGAATTGCGGACGTGAGTTATAGGGATTATGCGCTAACGCTTGCTGAAACGAAGCAACAAACCAGCATTGCCGATCAGGCGCTAGCCAATGCCAGTGCGGCCGTTGATGCAGCAGCAAGCGCAGATGCGATCAACAAAGCGGCCGCAAGTGGTTTGAAGCAAATCGCCGCTGCCTATCAACCCGGAGTTCCCTTAGCTGACCAAAAAGTTGCGAAAAAGCAAGCCTTGGCAAATACAGCTGACAAAGCTAAGCAATTCATTCAAAGTGATCGAACTTTGACAACTGCTGAAAAGAAGATCCAACTTGCTAGCGTTGATACAGTGTTAAAAGATGGCGAAGCTGCCATTGATACAGCCATTACTGCTGACAAAATCAACAAAGCTGAAGCAACTAGTGCGTCTGCCATTTTAAATGTTCATCAACGCGGAACCGACCTCGCCGATCAAAAGGCCGCTCAGAAACAAGCATTGAAAACCGAGCGCGATAAGATTGCGGACATCAGTTTTAAAGATTTGACGTTAACGATGGCTGAAACCACTCACCAAACGGATACGGCCGATCAGGCGTTAGCAGCTGCCGAAACGGCCATTGATGCTGCCACTGATGCGGATGGCATCGTGCAAGCAGCCGATGATGGCCTACAAAAAATCACGGCCGCCTACCAACCCGGCATCCCGTTAGCTGATCAAAGAGCCGCACAGAAAAAAATGCTGGCAACCGAAGCCGCCAACGCTAAGCAAACGATTCAAGCCGATCCGACTTTGACAACCGCAGAAAAGCAAACGCAACTTGCGAGCGTTGATACCGCTTTGACAGATGGCGAAGCGAGCATTGACGCTGTTGGCAATGCCGACAAGATCAACAAAGCTGCGGCAGCCGCCAAAGACAAGATCAACAAGATCCCGCAATCCGGGGTCGCCGTTGCCGATCAAAAAGCAGCGCAGAAAAAGGCGTTGCAAGCCAAGCACGATAAAATCACTGATGTCATTAATCAGGATCTGACACTGACAAGTGAGGCCCAGAAGCACCAGATTAGCCAAGCTGATCAGGCTTTTTCTGATGCCACGGCGGCTATCGATACGGCTGCCGATGCAGATACCATCAACCAAGCTACCGAAGATGGTTTAAAAGCAATTGCTGCGACTTATCACCCGGGAACGCCATTAGCTGACCAAAAAGTTGCGCAGAAACAAGCACTTAAAGCTGAACGCGATCGAATCGCCGAGGTCAGCAACAAGGACCTCTCACTAACCATGACTGAAACGAATCACCAAATCGGTATCGCCGATCAAGCATTGACCGATGCCAGTACAATCGTTGATGCCGCGGCGAGTGCAGACGCAATCAACCAAGCAACCGCAGACGGCCTCAAAAAAATTGCCGCCGCATATCAACCCGGCGTTCCGTTAACCGACCAAAAAGCCGCGCAAAAAAAGGCCTTGGCAAATGATGCCGCCAATATTAAGCAAGCCATTCAAGACGATCCAACGTTGACAACCACGCAAAAGGCCCAGCAAGTCGCCAACGTTGACACCGCCTTGGCTGATAGTGAAACTGCGGTTGATACAGCGAAAACAGCTGATGCCATCAACAAGGCCGTGGCCGCTGGCAAAACGTCTATCAGCAACGCGCACCAACTCGGCATCGCCATCGCCGATCAAAAAGCTGCGCAGAAGCAGGCGTTGACTTCCAAACACGCTGAAATCACTGATGTTATCAACAAAGATCTCACGTTAACGAACAAAGAAATGAAGCGGCAAATAAGCCAAGCTGATCAGATGCTAACGGATGCCAAAGCAGCAATTGATGCTGCTGCCGATGCAGATGCCATTAACCAAGCGGCTGATAACGGGCTCAAAAAGATCACTTCAACTCATCAATCAGGCACACCGCTGGCTGATCAAAAAGTCGCGCAAAAGAAAGTGTAG